The following proteins are encoded in a genomic region of Hymenobacter siberiensis:
- a CDS encoding nucleotidyltransferase family protein: MQTPPPSSATAPIAEPVALLLLAAGSSSRMGQPKQLLLYHGRTLLRHAAETAVASGCTPLVLVTGALHEALVAEISGLPIQAIHNPDWETGMASSIRTGLAAIADTRPAAVLIMLSDQPLVTPELLRELMARQQQTQAPIVAAAYGDTLGVPAVFAQTMLPDLLQLQGQQGAGRLIASWGAAVERVLFPAGLLDVDTPEQYAALLETQPRQP, encoded by the coding sequence ATGCAAACGCCGCCCCCCTCCAGCGCCACCGCTCCCATCGCCGAGCCGGTGGCGTTGCTGCTTCTGGCCGCCGGGTCTTCCAGTCGCATGGGCCAGCCCAAGCAGCTCCTGCTCTACCACGGCCGCACCCTCCTGCGCCACGCGGCCGAAACGGCCGTGGCCAGCGGCTGTACGCCCCTTGTGCTGGTGACCGGGGCGCTGCACGAAGCCCTGGTAGCCGAAATTTCGGGCCTGCCCATTCAGGCCATTCACAACCCCGATTGGGAAACCGGCATGGCTTCGTCCATCCGCACCGGCCTGGCCGCCATTGCCGATACCCGGCCTGCCGCCGTGCTCATCATGCTCAGCGACCAGCCCTTGGTGACGCCGGAGCTGCTGCGGGAATTGATGGCCCGGCAACAGCAAACGCAAGCCCCCATCGTGGCGGCGGCTTATGGCGATACGCTGGGCGTGCCCGCCGTTTTCGCCCAAACCATGCTACCGGACTTGCTTCAGCTGCAAGGGCAACAAGGGGCCGGGCGGCTCATTGCCAGCTGGGGCGCGGCCGTGGAGCGGGTGTTGTTTCCGGCCGGTTTGCTCGATGTGGACACGCCAGAGCAGTACGCGGCTTTGCTGGAAACCCAGCCTCGTCAGCCGTAA
- a CDS encoding xanthine dehydrogenase family protein molybdopterin-binding subunit: MYENEPAFFETSPKPGVVGKPLDRVDGRDKVMGRAKYSAEYPLPGLTYGVLKTSDIAKGRIQRIDTSAAQKEPGVLAIYTHENLPKLARTPNDPEGKKAIGAPMGFMPMTSDVIHYAGQPVALVVADTFERATHAARLVRVTYAAEQPIAAYTDSKAQLFNPEKIQDGKADGYTRRGDARAAMASAPVKMTAVYTHAINHHNPMEPGATTAIWEASDRLTVYESTQGVTRTQKALSTMLGLPQDQVRVITKYLGGGFGCKGSCWPHTVLTVQAAKALGRPVKLVLTRQQQFTSMGHREDQTQTLSAGATQDGKLLALIHEKTATTSPWDNYTESNSKIINMLYECPTFESHYELGRANVMTSTFTRAPGEAPGSFAIECLMDDLAYKLGIDPIEIRLRNYAEKDPSTGQDWSSKGLRECYARGAELFGWSKRNPKAGATRDGRTLVGWGMATASYPVHNSQGTARVRLYADGHAVVQSGATDLGTGTYTVMTQVAADSLGLPPEKIRFELGDTKLPTAPNSGGSVAAGTVSSSVYMAAQDVWERLTKVAIKDPKSPLFKAKPEEVVMEKGRLQLKANPSKGEDFRALMKRAGMDDIEGSGQGKYGAGYEASQSTAAAGDAHKEEAAKHSMHSFGAHFCEVHVDPDLGTVHVKRWVSVHAAGRILNAKTARSQIIGGSIFGIGAALMEATARDPHYARYTNADLAEYHIPVNADIPDMTVEFIDEHDPFINAMGVKGIGEISMVGVSAAVANAVFHATGKRVRDLPITPDKILGTKAV, encoded by the coding sequence ATGTACGAGAACGAACCCGCTTTCTTCGAAACCTCCCCCAAGCCCGGCGTGGTGGGCAAGCCGCTCGACCGCGTGGACGGGCGCGATAAGGTGATGGGCCGGGCCAAGTATTCGGCCGAATACCCGCTGCCCGGCCTCACCTACGGCGTGCTCAAAACCAGCGACATCGCCAAGGGCCGCATCCAGCGCATCGATACCAGCGCGGCGCAGAAAGAGCCGGGCGTGCTGGCCATCTACACCCACGAGAACCTGCCCAAGCTGGCCCGAACGCCCAACGACCCCGAGGGCAAAAAGGCCATCGGTGCGCCCATGGGCTTCATGCCGATGACCTCGGACGTAATTCACTACGCCGGCCAGCCGGTGGCCTTGGTGGTAGCCGATACCTTCGAGCGGGCCACCCACGCCGCCCGCCTGGTGCGCGTGACCTACGCCGCCGAGCAGCCTATTGCCGCCTATACCGACTCCAAAGCTCAGCTTTTCAACCCTGAGAAAATTCAGGACGGTAAGGCCGACGGCTACACCCGGCGCGGCGATGCCCGCGCCGCCATGGCCAGCGCTCCGGTGAAAATGACAGCCGTGTACACTCACGCCATCAACCACCACAACCCCATGGAGCCGGGCGCGACCACCGCCATCTGGGAAGCGTCCGACCGCCTCACGGTGTACGAGTCGACCCAGGGCGTGACGCGCACGCAAAAGGCGCTGTCCACCATGCTGGGTTTGCCGCAGGACCAGGTGCGGGTTATCACCAAATACCTGGGCGGGGGCTTTGGCTGCAAAGGCTCTTGCTGGCCGCACACCGTGCTCACGGTGCAGGCTGCCAAAGCATTGGGCCGGCCCGTGAAGCTGGTGCTCACACGCCAGCAGCAGTTCACGAGCATGGGCCACCGCGAAGACCAGACCCAAACGCTGAGCGCCGGAGCCACTCAGGACGGCAAGCTGCTGGCCCTCATTCACGAGAAAACAGCCACCACCTCGCCCTGGGACAACTATACCGAGTCGAACAGTAAAATCATCAACATGCTGTACGAGTGCCCCACCTTTGAATCGCACTACGAGCTGGGCCGCGCCAACGTGATGACCTCCACCTTCACCCGGGCCCCCGGCGAGGCGCCCGGCTCCTTCGCCATCGAGTGCCTGATGGACGACCTGGCTTACAAGCTCGGCATCGACCCCATTGAAATCCGCCTGCGGAACTACGCCGAAAAAGACCCTAGCACCGGCCAGGACTGGAGCAGCAAGGGCCTGCGCGAGTGCTACGCCCGCGGGGCCGAGCTCTTCGGCTGGAGCAAGCGCAACCCCAAAGCCGGCGCCACACGCGACGGCCGTACCCTGGTGGGCTGGGGCATGGCCACGGCCAGCTACCCGGTGCACAACTCACAGGGCACCGCCCGCGTGCGCCTCTACGCCGACGGCCACGCCGTGGTACAAAGCGGAGCCACCGACCTGGGCACCGGCACCTACACCGTGATGACGCAGGTTGCGGCCGACTCATTGGGCCTGCCGCCCGAGAAAATCCGCTTCGAGCTGGGTGATACCAAGCTGCCCACCGCGCCCAACTCGGGCGGTTCGGTGGCAGCGGGCACCGTGTCGTCGTCCGTGTACATGGCGGCGCAGGACGTGTGGGAGCGACTGACTAAAGTGGCTATTAAAGACCCCAAATCCCCGCTTTTCAAGGCCAAGCCGGAAGAGGTGGTGATGGAAAAAGGCCGTCTTCAGCTGAAGGCCAACCCCTCAAAAGGCGAGGACTTCAGAGCTCTGATGAAGCGGGCCGGCATGGACGATATCGAAGGCAGCGGCCAGGGCAAGTACGGCGCGGGCTACGAAGCCAGCCAAAGCACCGCCGCTGCCGGCGATGCCCACAAGGAAGAGGCGGCGAAGCACTCCATGCACTCCTTCGGGGCGCATTTCTGCGAAGTACACGTCGACCCCGACCTGGGCACCGTGCACGTGAAGCGCTGGGTGAGCGTGCACGCCGCCGGCCGCATCCTGAATGCCAAAACGGCCCGCAGCCAGATTATCGGCGGCAGCATCTTCGGCATTGGCGCGGCCCTGATGGAGGCCACCGCCCGCGACCCGCACTACGCCCGCTACACCAATGCCGACCTGGCCGAGTACCACATCCCCGTGAATGCCGACATTCCGGACATGACCGTGGAGTTTATCGACGAGCACGACCCCTTCATCAACGCCATGGGCGTGAAGGGCATCGGCGAGATTTCGATGGTGGGCGTATCGGCCGCCGTGGCCAACGCCGTGTTCCACGCCACCGGCAAGCGCGTGCGCGACCTGCCCATTACGCCCGATAAAATCCTGGGCACGAAGGCCGTTTAA
- a CDS encoding FAD binding domain-containing protein, with protein sequence MNNFTYLQATQAKEATAAVRDSKDAAFIAGGTTLLDLMKLNVENYGQLVDINTLAFKGIEQTADGLRIGALERMSDVGEHPLVVQNYPVVSQSLLLAASPQLRNMASIGGNLLQRTRCGYFRDTAFPCNKRVPGSGCPAQDGENRGLAILGTSKSCIATFPGDLAVALVALDAVLLLENAKGKQRRVPLVDFHLLPGNTPQKETVLEPGELIVSVTIPAAAHARKSTYLKVRDRTSYAYALASVAVGIDVQDGTIRSARVALGGVGTKPWRSVAAEKILTGAPATEATFRAAAAAAVRDAQPREQNRFKVELAQNTLVRALTELTTA encoded by the coding sequence ATGAACAACTTCACCTACCTCCAGGCCACGCAGGCGAAAGAAGCCACCGCCGCCGTGCGCGACAGCAAGGACGCAGCCTTTATCGCGGGCGGCACCACGCTGCTCGATTTGATGAAGCTGAACGTGGAAAACTACGGCCAGCTGGTCGACATCAACACGCTCGCCTTCAAGGGTATTGAGCAAACGGCCGACGGCCTGCGCATTGGCGCGCTGGAGCGTATGAGCGATGTGGGCGAGCATCCGCTGGTGGTACAGAACTACCCGGTGGTGTCGCAGTCGCTGCTGCTGGCAGCGTCGCCGCAGCTGCGCAACATGGCCAGCATCGGCGGCAATCTGTTGCAGCGCACGCGCTGTGGCTACTTCCGCGACACCGCCTTTCCGTGCAACAAGCGGGTGCCCGGCTCCGGCTGCCCGGCCCAGGACGGCGAGAACCGGGGGCTGGCCATTCTGGGCACCAGCAAATCGTGCATCGCCACCTTCCCCGGCGACCTTGCCGTGGCCCTCGTGGCCCTGGATGCCGTGCTGCTGCTCGAAAACGCCAAGGGCAAGCAGCGCCGCGTGCCGCTGGTCGATTTCCACCTGCTGCCTGGCAACACGCCTCAGAAAGAAACCGTGCTGGAACCTGGCGAGCTGATTGTTTCGGTGACCATTCCGGCCGCCGCGCACGCCCGCAAATCCACCTACCTGAAGGTGCGTGACCGCACCTCCTACGCCTATGCGCTGGCCTCGGTTGCCGTGGGCATTGACGTGCAGGACGGTACCATTCGCTCGGCGCGGGTGGCGCTGGGCGGCGTGGGCACCAAGCCCTGGCGCTCGGTGGCCGCCGAGAAAATCCTGACCGGTGCACCGGCCACGGAAGCCACGTTCCGGGCCGCCGCCGCCGCCGCCGTGCGCGATGCCCAGCCCCGCGAGCAAAACCGCTTTAAAGTAGAATTGGCCCAGAATACGCTGGTGCGCGCCCTCACCGAACTGACTACTGCATAA
- a CDS encoding (2Fe-2S)-binding protein gives MTDNFTPDSAALPDGPAPQDGRRSFIKQATGLLGLALAPPLVSQAERLTAMSRKVEGVSEMRLKVNGTLRTIQAEPRVTLLDALRERLDLTGSKKGCDHGQCGACTVLVDGRRVNSCLTLAVMAQGKEITTVEGLAKGEELHPLQAAFIEHDGFQCGYCTPGQLMSGVACLKEGHAKTDADVREWMSGNLCRCGAYPNIVAAIRQVEQSGFKG, from the coding sequence ATGACGGATAACTTCACGCCCGATTCGGCCGCGCTGCCCGACGGCCCGGCCCCGCAGGACGGCCGCCGCTCGTTCATCAAGCAAGCCACCGGCCTGCTGGGCCTGGCCCTGGCCCCGCCCCTCGTCAGCCAAGCCGAGCGCCTCACCGCCATGTCCCGTAAAGTGGAAGGCGTCAGCGAGATGCGCCTCAAGGTGAACGGCACCCTGCGCACCATTCAGGCCGAGCCGCGCGTGACGCTGCTCGACGCCCTGCGCGAGCGCCTCGACCTCACCGGCTCTAAAAAAGGCTGCGACCACGGCCAGTGCGGCGCCTGCACCGTGCTGGTAGACGGCCGCCGCGTGAATAGCTGCCTCACCCTGGCCGTGATGGCCCAGGGCAAGGAAATCACCACCGTGGAAGGCCTCGCCAAGGGCGAAGAGCTGCACCCGCTGCAAGCCGCGTTCATCGAGCACGACGGCTTTCAGTGCGGCTACTGCACGCCGGGCCAGCTCATGTCGGGCGTGGCCTGCCTGAAAGAAGGCCACGCCAAAACCGATGCCGATGTGCGCGAATGGATGAGCGGCAACCTCTGCCGCTGCGGGGCCTACCCCAATATCGTGGCCGCCATCCGGCAGGTAGAGCAAAGCGGCTTTAAAGGGTAA
- a CDS encoding ComEA family DNA-binding protein, giving the protein MAALPPPRSGWSWLNSRPVRWVRHYFGYSRGEARGMMGILLLMLGFIIAPMLLRPELPQYLPAADQKALDELATQLKEHRATDQSFASRYPKRNYKKFDRSGSRYPQIAQVRLSLFDPNALTAEGWEARGVPHFVAARLEKYRAAAGGFKAKAQIKKMYGLEDSVYQRLAPFMQLPEEGARRDYAANRPGPDGKSPPFASTDGTPGKFPRKPRNLQPFDLNTADTTQLMQIRGIGAGRAKWVVKYRNQLGGYLREDQLDEIFVLKDAPDLRDSLRKYTFVAPGYAPKTVNVNTASFDEMYLQPYIGKPRARIIVAYRQQHGPFKTVEDLKQIPILKPADWEKMRPYVRCQ; this is encoded by the coding sequence ATGGCTGCTCTACCCCCGCCGCGCTCAGGCTGGTCCTGGCTCAATTCCCGTCCCGTTCGCTGGGTTCGCCACTATTTTGGTTATTCTAGGGGCGAGGCGCGGGGCATGATGGGCATTTTGCTGCTGATGCTGGGCTTCATTATCGCGCCCATGCTCCTGCGCCCGGAGCTGCCGCAGTACCTGCCCGCTGCCGACCAAAAAGCCCTCGATGAGCTGGCCACTCAGCTCAAAGAGCACCGCGCCACCGACCAGAGCTTCGCCAGCCGCTACCCCAAGCGGAACTACAAGAAATTCGACCGCAGCGGCAGCCGCTACCCCCAAATTGCGCAGGTCCGGCTCAGCCTTTTCGACCCCAATGCTCTCACAGCCGAGGGCTGGGAAGCGCGGGGCGTGCCGCATTTCGTGGCGGCCCGCCTGGAGAAATACCGCGCGGCGGCGGGCGGCTTCAAAGCCAAGGCTCAAATAAAGAAAATGTACGGGCTGGAGGACTCGGTGTACCAGCGCCTGGCCCCCTTCATGCAGCTGCCCGAGGAAGGCGCCAGGCGCGACTACGCCGCCAACCGGCCCGGCCCCGATGGCAAATCCCCGCCCTTCGCCAGTACTGATGGTACGCCCGGGAAATTCCCCCGCAAGCCGCGCAACCTCCAGCCCTTCGACCTCAACACCGCCGATACCACGCAGCTGATGCAGATTCGCGGCATTGGCGCGGGGCGGGCGAAGTGGGTGGTAAAGTACCGCAACCAGCTCGGCGGCTACCTGCGTGAGGACCAGCTCGACGAAATATTCGTACTGAAAGACGCCCCGGATTTGCGCGACAGCCTCCGGAAATACACCTTCGTGGCGCCCGGCTACGCCCCCAAAACGGTGAACGTGAACACGGCCTCCTTCGATGAAATGTACCTGCAGCCCTACATCGGCAAGCCCCGGGCGCGCATCATCGTGGCCTACCGGCAGCAGCACGGCCCCTTCAAAACGGTGGAGGATTTGAAGCAGATTCCCATCCTGAAACCGGCCGACTGGGAGAAGATGCGGCCCTACGTGCGCTGCCAATAG